Sequence from the Lampris incognitus isolate fLamInc1 chromosome 12, fLamInc1.hap2, whole genome shotgun sequence genome:
CTCTGTATAAGAACAAGGGGGGCTATTATCTTTTAGGAGAAAAATGAGACAAATTGACTCTAATTTACCATATTTAATTAGTCATAATGGTAACATATTTGAGAGAGTTATGTACCATACCAACATTTCAACCAATATTTTTTATGTCTTTTCTCCACCCTTGTTTCTGTGTACATACCCTCCAATTTTTTTTTCAGGTTTCCTCAAAGAATTTAGGTATGTTTGGCATGAAAAAAAGGAAGACAAAGTCAGTAATAAAAGGGGTGGTTCTCTGGACATTACTGACCAGCGTGATGCTGGTAATCTACGGCTTATCCATCCCAACCCAAGTGATGAGTAGGTAAAGAAGTAAAGATTGAAAGCAAATTTATGGAGATTAAATAAACAATGACGAGTTGTGCATTTTACTGACTCACAAACTGTATTCACAGGGCCTCGCTGGATCAATCATGCACTCTTAGCGTGTCAAAATCATGGCAAAATAATTTCACTATCCCCCGTTTGAGCACAAAAAACAAATCAGCAGTGTGCTCTCCAAAGGTGAACATTATGTTCATGAAGACTCACAAAACTGCAAGTAGCACGCTACTTAATATCCTCTTTCGATTTGGAGAGAAAAATAAGCTAAAGTTTGCTTTCCCTAATGGTCGCAATGATTTTTTTTATCCATCTCCTTTCCTGTGCTCTCAGGTCAAGGACTATCAGCCTAGAGAGTGCTTCAATATTGTTTGTAACCATATGCGCTTTAATGCTCAGGAGGTAGCCAAGCTGCTGCCCTTAGATACAGTGTATATCACCATCTTACGGGACCCAGCAGATCTTTTTGAGTCTTCCTTCCATTACTATCACAGAGCAGTTCCCCTCACATGGAGGATTTCTGGGGAAGACAAAATGACAGAGTTTCTTCGCAGTCCTTGGACCTACTACAGCCCAGAAGCATATAATTCATTCTATCTTAGGAATCTGCTCTtttttgattttggttttgacaATAACCTGGAAGCAGATGACTCTTTTGTTGTCAGGGCTATTCAAACCCTTTCTGAACATTTCCACCTCATACTTATAGCAGAATACTTTGAGGAATCTCTTGTCCTCCTTAAGGAAACTCTCTGTTGGACCATAGAGGATCTTTTGTTTTTTAAGTTTAATGTCCGCCAAAGATCACAAGTGTCTCGACTGACCCCAGAGTTAAGAGCTAAAGCCTTGAATTGGAACGGAGCTGACTGGAGACTCTACCAGCACTTTAATTCTACATTCTGGACCAGAGTACATACTTTTGGGGAAAAAAGAATGGAGCAAGAAGTGAAAGAACTCAGAAGAAGGATTTCTGAGATGAAGGCTATCTGTATTGAGGGGGAGAGTGCAGTTGAAGCCAAGTTTATACAGAATAAAAATCTGCTTCCGTGGCAGCCGGTTGGAGAGTCTTCCATCCTGGGGTACAACATGAAAAAGGACATTGACCCCAAATACAGGACACTCTGTCGAAAAATGCTCACTCCTGAGATACAGTACTTATCAGACCTAGGAGTAAGCCTGTGGCTCACAAGATTATGGGGTTGGTTAAAAAGTGCTATTTACTGATTGTCAACACCGAAAAACCTGGGATACGATCTTTATCTTGATTTTACTGTGGTAAAGGAGCTATTTCTCTAAATCAATATATCCTGCAAGGTTAgattatgtgtgtgtatcttggtGACCCTAGCACAAAGATAATCGGCTGTAACATTGAACATTGTTTATCACATTTATTAGTCAATTTCTATTAACCTTTTCTAAGTAATTATTATGAGTGAATGACTACTTTTAGGGGTAGGTCACGTTTTGCTATCTGGATAAAGATGTTCATTACGATAGACTCAGTGGAGTCACAAGCATTTTCTATCAAGATTATACAATCACCCAACATAACAGGAAGGATACAAAGTTCATAAAAGATAAAAAGGAGAACACTGCTCCATCATTTTAAGGAAGCCTGAGCATTTTCACATTGGTTATGGCAAGGTAGCGGTTCAGTTGTGAGCCTTTGATCTACATTTACCCAGAGCACAAAATGATGTCTTCATTTGATGTTATAACACTTTGATACCGTCAGACCACACACTGGGGAGTGATCCATTTTAAGAAATTGAACTTAGAAGATGTTTATTTTTACTTGAATTTGTGCCATTTAAAAAAAGTTACTTTAAAATGTTGGTTTATGTCAGTTGCCACTGTTTTAAAACAGGGTGACGGGAAGGGAGTATTGTTTTCATCCAATGTTTTTCTGAGGGAATCACATTTGTATTGAAGGGTAGAGTATGTATAATCTTTATATTCAAATCCACGTgtggatgtgtctgtgtgtgtctgtttatgtcaAGTTATTATCACCATTATATCACCATATATTTTTTAGCTTCCTGATTAGAGACAGGTTTGACCGCCAAGgtcaattgtgcccccccccccccaaaaaaaacaaaactgttagCACCAGCTGCAACTGGTTTGAAGGCAACTCAGattcggtgtttggaaaatacgcatctcaacatttccgacactcctgctatatatggaatcaccactggtttacgctggtgcactgtttgggcgtcttcctggctttgacaaatgcccggttaggataaccacacttaaccgggCCTGTTTAATGTAAGATTTCTCCCTTGTTTTGGGATCATTTCTCCCTCTTCAGAACTGATGGAGTCCActcaaacaggctgggtagccgaaTGGTAGAGGCCAACCTGCAGCACACC
This genomic interval carries:
- the gal3st1b gene encoding galactosylceramide sulfotransferase yields the protein MFGMKKRKTKSVIKGVVLWTLLTSVMLVIYGLSIPTQVMSRASLDQSCTLSVSKSWQNNFTIPRLSTKNKSAVCSPKVNIMFMKTHKTASSTLLNILFRFGEKNKLKFAFPNGRNDFFYPSPFLCSQVKDYQPRECFNIVCNHMRFNAQEVAKLLPLDTVYITILRDPADLFESSFHYYHRAVPLTWRISGEDKMTEFLRSPWTYYSPEAYNSFYLRNLLFFDFGFDNNLEADDSFVVRAIQTLSEHFHLILIAEYFEESLVLLKETLCWTIEDLLFFKFNVRQRSQVSRLTPELRAKALNWNGADWRLYQHFNSTFWTRVHTFGEKRMEQEVKELRRRISEMKAICIEGESAVEAKFIQNKNLLPWQPVGESSILGYNMKKDIDPKYRTLCRKMLTPEIQYLSDLGVSLWLTRLWGWLKSAIY